One genomic region from Xenopus laevis strain J_2021 chromosome 2L, Xenopus_laevis_v10.1, whole genome shotgun sequence encodes:
- the LOC108708811 gene encoding coiled-coil domain-containing protein 83 isoform X1 codes for MGKKGKKKKNGGPSATGEKKMTFAEALLAYQIEMKESAIEELRAELKQIEEKNARYKERNDHLKGEQTGHVKTLLNEAKAQEKDLANKEVINREQVDAAIREKWEKCRQMEEMLEEMGSGINQLEKEIGEKKMERDYWAEYKNVGSKEHAKQIYLLEAERNNMKQSCTDINGYFSKNLETAKLQIVRETEKLMEEKKELATRNAVKDMDEESQKEMNENDWLKREVAIYRRVVGDLKRTLHRLEQENLAFVNQLFESRLQDLNITRNTFITQVLGMEDPGVATSEHGLSKLQHGTESKSLIVAAIKESVSSLEVPLDADPTSQRSFNLLYEDEKDFEQYLQLGPLEMKLLRLEGQPMPLHQEREEATSRRSHESDDTDAHKRQKWPLSPRTMRSALAQTL; via the exons ATGGGGAAGAaagggaagaagaaaaagaacGGAGGACCAAGCGCCACAGGAGAAAAGAAAATGACCTTTGCTGAAGCTCTCTTAGCGTACCA GATCGAGATGAAGGAAAGTGCCATAGAGGAACTAAGGGCGGAGCTGAAGCAAATAGAAGAGAAGAATGCAAGATATAAGGAACGT AATGATCATCTGAAAGGGGAACAGACGGGTCACGTGAAGACTCTGTTGAATGAGGCAAAGGCACAAgagaaggatttggccaataAGGAGGTGATTAATAGGGAGCAAGTGGATGCGGCAATCAGAGAGAAGTGGGAGAAGTGTCGGCAGATGGAAGAAATGTTGGAAG AGATGGGCTCAGGGATAAATCAGCTGGAGAAGGAGATCGGGGAGAAGAAGATGGAGAGGGATTACTGGGCCGAGTACAAGAATGTTGGGAGTAAGGAACACGCCAAACAGATTTATCTCCTGGAAGCGGAAAGAAACAACATGAAGCAGAGCTGCACCGACATCAATG GATATTTCAGCAAAAATTTGGAGACAGCAAAACTGCAGATTGTCAGAGAGACGGAGAAGCTGATGGAGGAGAAGAAGGAGTTAGCCACACGG AATGCAGTTAAAGACATGGATGAGGAGAGCCAGAAAGAGATGAATGAAAACGACTGGTTAAAGAGAGAG GTTGCCATTTACAGGAGAGTCGTCGGTGATCTGAAGCGGACATTGCATAGACTTGAACAAGAAAATTTGGCATTTGTAAATCAGCTTTTTGAATCTAGACTTCAGGATCTAAATATAACAAG GAATACATTTATAACCCAAGTGTTAGGTATGGAGGATCCAGGTGTTGCCACATCAGAACATGGTTTATCAAAGCTACAACATGGTACAG AGTCCAAGAGTCTGATTGTGGCAGCTATTAAGGAAAGTGTGTCCTCCTTGGAGGTTCCGTTAGACGCTGACCCCACAAGCCAACGTAGCTTCAATCTGTTGTATGAAGACGAAAAAGACTTTGAG CAATACTTACAGCTGGGCCCACTGGAGATGAAACTGTTACGTCTCGAGGGGCAGCCAATGCCTTTACATCAAGAGAGGGAAGAAGCCACGAGTCGAAGAAGCCACGAGTCGGATGATACAGACGCTCACAAGAGACAAAAATGGCCGCTTAGCCCTAGAACCATGAGATCTGCATTGGCTCAGACTTTGTGA
- the LOC108708811 gene encoding coiled-coil domain-containing protein 83 isoform X2 — protein MGKKGKKKKNGGPSATGEKKMTFAEALLAYQIEMKESAIEELRAELKQIEEKNARYKERNDHLKGEQTGHVKTLLNEAKAQEKDLANKEVINREQVDAAIREKWEKCRQMEEMLEGYFSKNLETAKLQIVRETEKLMEEKKELATRNAVKDMDEESQKEMNENDWLKREVAIYRRVVGDLKRTLHRLEQENLAFVNQLFESRLQDLNITRNTFITQVLGMEDPGVATSEHGLSKLQHGTESKSLIVAAIKESVSSLEVPLDADPTSQRSFNLLYEDEKDFEQYLQLGPLEMKLLRLEGQPMPLHQEREEATSRRSHESDDTDAHKRQKWPLSPRTMRSALAQTL, from the exons ATGGGGAAGAaagggaagaagaaaaagaacGGAGGACCAAGCGCCACAGGAGAAAAGAAAATGACCTTTGCTGAAGCTCTCTTAGCGTACCA GATCGAGATGAAGGAAAGTGCCATAGAGGAACTAAGGGCGGAGCTGAAGCAAATAGAAGAGAAGAATGCAAGATATAAGGAACGT AATGATCATCTGAAAGGGGAACAGACGGGTCACGTGAAGACTCTGTTGAATGAGGCAAAGGCACAAgagaaggatttggccaataAGGAGGTGATTAATAGGGAGCAAGTGGATGCGGCAATCAGAGAGAAGTGGGAGAAGTGTCGGCAGATGGAAGAAATGTTGGAAG GATATTTCAGCAAAAATTTGGAGACAGCAAAACTGCAGATTGTCAGAGAGACGGAGAAGCTGATGGAGGAGAAGAAGGAGTTAGCCACACGG AATGCAGTTAAAGACATGGATGAGGAGAGCCAGAAAGAGATGAATGAAAACGACTGGTTAAAGAGAGAG GTTGCCATTTACAGGAGAGTCGTCGGTGATCTGAAGCGGACATTGCATAGACTTGAACAAGAAAATTTGGCATTTGTAAATCAGCTTTTTGAATCTAGACTTCAGGATCTAAATATAACAAG GAATACATTTATAACCCAAGTGTTAGGTATGGAGGATCCAGGTGTTGCCACATCAGAACATGGTTTATCAAAGCTACAACATGGTACAG AGTCCAAGAGTCTGATTGTGGCAGCTATTAAGGAAAGTGTGTCCTCCTTGGAGGTTCCGTTAGACGCTGACCCCACAAGCCAACGTAGCTTCAATCTGTTGTATGAAGACGAAAAAGACTTTGAG CAATACTTACAGCTGGGCCCACTGGAGATGAAACTGTTACGTCTCGAGGGGCAGCCAATGCCTTTACATCAAGAGAGGGAAGAAGCCACGAGTCGAAGAAGCCACGAGTCGGATGATACAGACGCTCACAAGAGACAAAAATGGCCGCTTAGCCCTAGAACCATGAGATCTGCATTGGCTCAGACTTTGTGA